From a single Bacillus pumilus genomic region:
- a CDS encoding ABC transporter ATP-binding protein, which translates to MLITADGLIKHGEKKGFFSRQMRSKPRISNVSFQIEKGQCAGLVGESGSGKSTLARILLGLEKIDSGEVKIDGKPVDAWRKMNRGKMSVVFQDYRSSVHPSFTVKEIIAEPLRLLKQEKNVDQKVLSLLEQVRLPSSLLNQYAHQLSGGQLQRVCIARAISTHPAILILDEILSSLDVSVQVQILELLETLKQELDMTILLITHDVEAAVYLCDRLLFLHEGNVVEECKKDDLFDVSHPFTLKLMDSLMPFQLDKK; encoded by the coding sequence ATGTTGATCACAGCCGATGGGCTCATCAAACATGGAGAGAAGAAAGGTTTTTTTTCCAGGCAAATGCGGTCAAAACCACGCATATCAAACGTCTCATTTCAAATCGAAAAAGGACAATGTGCTGGGTTAGTCGGTGAGAGCGGCAGCGGCAAAAGTACATTGGCACGTATCCTGCTCGGTTTAGAAAAAATAGACAGCGGCGAAGTAAAGATTGATGGGAAGCCAGTTGACGCGTGGCGGAAGATGAACCGAGGAAAAATGAGTGTAGTCTTTCAGGATTATCGATCTTCTGTTCATCCTTCCTTTACGGTGAAAGAGATCATTGCTGAGCCTCTGCGCTTGTTAAAGCAGGAAAAGAATGTGGATCAGAAGGTTTTATCGTTGCTTGAACAAGTCAGACTGCCCTCTTCTTTACTAAACCAGTATGCTCATCAGCTAAGCGGCGGTCAGCTCCAGCGAGTGTGCATCGCCCGAGCCATATCAACGCATCCAGCCATTCTTATACTAGATGAAATTCTCAGCTCACTGGATGTCTCTGTTCAGGTGCAAATTTTGGAGTTGCTTGAGACATTAAAACAAGAGCTAGACATGACCATCCTTCTCATTACCCATGATGTAGAAGCAGCGGTGTATCTATGTGACCGTCTCCTATTTTTACATGAAGGAAATGTAGTGGAAGAATGCAAAAAGGACGATCTATTTGATGTGTCTCATCCATTTACACTGAAATTAATGGATTCACTCATGCCATTTCAGCTTGACAAAAAATAA
- the abc-f gene encoding ribosomal protection-like ABC-F family protein, with the protein MLVKANQLKVFRKDRLLFNIEELAIHQGDRIGLVGINGSGKTTLLHVLAGQEKPDSGTFAATTTCTLLPQLKQAEGTQSGGEMTQTYIESALNRPSALLLADEPTTHLDTEHIEWLEEKLHHYQGALIVVSHDRAFLDAVCTEIWELDDGRLNQYKGNYTYFAQQKELAHRQQKEAFEAYTQKKKQLEHALEKKKKKADKATKPSQKLKSSGPKMAKPYYANKQKKLQKTAKSIETRMEKLEKVERVKDIQPIQMTQHTMKEVASRTVLRVEHVDGKAGDRLLWKQANVEVRGGDKVAIIGKNGSGKTTFLRMLVNGHRGVFRSEAVKLGYFRQDLSGLKVDESILQNALKEAVQDETVVRTVLARLGFRGDDVYKPVGVLSGGERVKTMLASLLVSDANVLMLDEPTNFLDLAAVEALEGLLKDYPGTVVFVSHDRRLIEEVATRIFHVHEKRIEAFDGTYEAYKQKEDKPAATQREEELLIIDMQLSEVLSRLSIEPTQELEETFQALLKQKKSLES; encoded by the coding sequence ATGTTAGTCAAAGCCAATCAGTTAAAGGTGTTTCGAAAAGATCGCTTGTTATTTAATATTGAGGAGCTTGCCATCCATCAAGGAGACCGCATCGGCCTTGTCGGGATAAATGGCAGCGGGAAAACGACTTTATTGCATGTGCTGGCAGGGCAAGAGAAACCAGACAGTGGCACATTTGCTGCCACAACGACTTGTACACTCCTTCCTCAGCTGAAGCAAGCGGAGGGCACACAGAGTGGTGGTGAGATGACCCAGACTTATATTGAAAGTGCGTTAAACCGCCCGTCTGCGCTTTTATTAGCAGATGAACCGACGACTCATTTGGATACAGAGCACATTGAGTGGCTGGAAGAGAAGCTACATCATTACCAAGGGGCACTCATTGTCGTTTCACATGATCGTGCTTTTTTAGATGCCGTATGTACGGAGATTTGGGAGCTGGATGATGGACGGCTCAATCAATACAAAGGCAACTACACGTATTTTGCACAGCAAAAAGAGCTGGCCCATCGTCAGCAGAAGGAAGCATTCGAAGCTTACACACAAAAGAAAAAACAGTTAGAGCATGCGCTGGAAAAAAAGAAGAAAAAAGCTGACAAAGCAACAAAGCCATCTCAAAAACTAAAATCTTCAGGGCCAAAAATGGCAAAACCCTACTATGCAAATAAGCAAAAAAAGCTGCAAAAAACAGCCAAATCCATTGAAACAAGGATGGAGAAATTAGAAAAGGTTGAGAGAGTAAAGGACATTCAGCCCATTCAAATGACTCAGCATACAATGAAGGAAGTAGCGAGTCGTACCGTTTTGCGGGTAGAACATGTAGATGGCAAAGCGGGCGATCGATTGCTTTGGAAGCAGGCAAATGTGGAAGTGAGAGGCGGGGACAAAGTCGCCATTATCGGAAAAAATGGGAGCGGCAAAACGACATTTCTCCGAATGCTTGTGAATGGACATCGTGGAGTTTTTCGTTCAGAAGCCGTCAAGCTTGGCTATTTTCGTCAGGATCTTTCTGGACTGAAGGTAGATGAATCGATTTTACAAAATGCACTGAAAGAGGCTGTTCAAGATGAGACAGTGGTTCGAACAGTTTTGGCGCGTCTTGGGTTTCGAGGGGATGATGTATATAAACCTGTAGGGGTGTTAAGCGGGGGGGAACGGGTGAAGACCATGCTTGCATCCTTACTTGTCAGCGATGCCAATGTCCTCATGCTGGATGAACCGACGAATTTTCTAGATCTGGCGGCAGTCGAAGCGCTTGAAGGGCTATTGAAGGATTACCCAGGAACTGTTGTGTTTGTTTCCCATGATCGCAGACTGATCGAAGAGGTGGCCACTCGCATTTTCCATGTACACGAAAAACGCATTGAAGCATTTGACGGCACATATGAAGCGTATAAACAAAAGGAAGACAAACCAGCTGCTACACAAAGAGAAGAAGAGCTTCTGATAATTGATATGCAGCTGTCAGAGGTGCTCAGCCGT